The DNA segment AGTAGAGGAGGAGGGTTCTTGGCAGGTTGTCCCAGCCAAGAATACAGTACTCTGCAAAAGATCTGGAGAGTATAGTCCAAGCTGAGCCTGAGAAAACAAGGGTGCCGATGTAAGTTAGTCTCTTCATCCATCAAGACAAACACTGGTGCAAAGAGAACACTGATCCTTATCTAGCGTTACATTTTCAAGAATCATTTATCCTATTCTTGGACTTTGTCAAAGATCATGGACTAACGTGGAGTTGTGCTAATACAAATGCCTTTGATGGCTTTAACGTGGTGTCTTCAAAGTTGAACTGCTGTTGATATATCAAACGAGtagctatttttaatctcaaTAGTATAATTAATCGTAAAGTTAACATAATTTAGACGTTGACTTTTTGGTTTGGTAGACATCAGCAGCAGACATGACTGCAAACACACAAGTAAAATATTCCAGACATATTGGAAGGTGTAGTCGACCGATTCTTCTATGTAGATTTAGTACATCGATCTTGAATGTAATGTTGGCAAACACTGGCTGCGCATGATCGTGTCAGCTAATGTGAAAAGATGGAGTTTTGTTTGGAGAAGAACCTGTGTAAAGCTTGAAAGCAGTGGGAAGGCCCCTCTGGTTCGCAGACCAGATCATCTCTGACTTGTTGCGGCTGTAAAGCGCAGGGTCTATGATTATAGGCTTCGCCCTCTTCTTTCtacaggaagaaaagaaagagagagagaatgataaTTACATGCATCATTGCTTCAATCATACACGGGAAAGATGAAGTCGACATCTTACATCTTCCAACCCAAGTGGCTGGTGTACTGTACGAAGTTGAGATCTCTAGGCAAGGTAGAGAAGGCCACGATTAGATCTGTAGCAATGGTTAGTTACAGCATCATTGCAGAAGACACCGACTGCGGAAATCTTGTCTGATACCTTCCTGAAACTTACCATCTTGCGTGATCAATGGGTAGTCGGAGGCACTGAGATTGATGAACCAATCCCACTGGCGGATCCTGAGCAGGACGGCCATGGCGTGGAGGGTGGTGGACAGCATCGTGGGTCCTCTGTAGGTGACCAAGTTCGACTTGCCGACGAGCCAGACATTGCGGAATCGCGCGAAGGTCTTGTGCTTGGAGACGAAGTCGGACAGCCGGGCGTGCTCTGATGGCGAGGCCTCGAGGTCGAGGTGGAGAAGGTAGCAGTTGCCGGGGTGGTAGATCGCTGTGAGGAGGCGCTTTAGCCGGTCGACGTCGCCGGTAGAGGCGGAGATGAGGTAGGCGAAGGTGACGGGATACGGTTTCGGCTGGGGAGGCCGCCGCAGGTGGTCGGATAGGTGGAAGGGAGAGATGGATTTGCCGAGGAACGCtgggagaagaaggagagagaggaggaaTGAGGTGGTGATGAAGGAGATCATGAACGCTTTGATGCCCATATCCGAGATCATCTGCAGTGCAGCTAAAACATGTAGTGAGACGAAGACAGAGAGTCACagagtggagagagagagagagagagagaggaatcacGACATGAAGAAGACTGAATTCATCAAAATCCATAAAAGTACCTACCTGTGGATTATCCTGGAAGGAGAGGAAATCATGGGAAGGGTACAGAACAGTGTGAAGCTAATAGGTATGGAGTACAGAACCAGCTTTCCCGAAGCAAGAGAAGGGGCGATTAGAGGGGATGGTGGTAGGACAAAGGTAGTTGTCGATGTTGGTAGTTATGCTTTGATTGATGATTGCACTCTTCCATGATGCAGAGAGCAAAAAAGCAGAGGGGGTGGAAAGATCAGATCTAGTTCCTTCCTTGGGGGTGAGGGCTCCTCCGCACCGCAGGGTCACAAGTCCACATGCCTTTGGAAAAGGATAAAAGACATTTTTGCAGGCCTCTTCTAATGACCAAATTGGCCTCAGTAACACTCGACACACTCCCGGGTGGTAGATGAGCTCATTAAGAACTCTCCATGGCAGCCATACCGGCAGCCTCCGCCGTATCGAATGGCATGGCTTGGATGCTTGTGGGTGGCATCGGTGGCTTTCAGTGGGAGGATGTGTAGGTCTCACCAGCAATCGAAAGGTGCAGTTAACCAGCCAAAGTGTCATGGCCTACCAAAAGAAGGTGTTGGCACAATCAAATGGTTGTGAAGAGCTGCCATAGCTGGCAAAGACCAACAAAACAAGCAGTGTGTTTAGATTCTGAAGCAAAGAATTAAGTTTAGAGAAAAAGGAGACGGGAACAGTCGATCTAGCTCGGCAACTATAATTCCAATTTCCAaaatttgatatgtatttattGCAATCAATCATCAATGTCATACATGGTTGAGTTTTGTAGTTTGGAATTCTTTGAGTACAGAGATTCCTGTTTTGGTATCTAAAAGGGATGTTttatttctattttcttttgttttttcttttataaccagAAGAGTGCAGGGTAAGGTCGATCTGTTTCTTTGCACAAAACTCTGAAGCTCCAAAAGTTCTATGAGTAATCTGTCACAGGTACATAGCAGAAGATATTAGACAACAAGACTAGTATTACTGACCTGAGCCACTAAAACCTTTTGAAAGAGGACAGAATCTTTTTGGCTACTTTTTCCAACCAAAAAAATCTATTTTGGCAGTTACCTTCTGTAGCTTTTCCTTTAATAGGTCTATAAAAGATATACAGTATATCGAAGTTGGCTCATTGAATATCCTTCAACATGTTAGGAAGGATAATTCCATCGAACAACCCAGCCATCACTCAGAACCCAAAGTTCAAAGTCCTAAAGAGACAAAAACATGTCCAACAAATACATTTCTAAATAAAATTCAACAGTTGATTCTTACAGGGAAAAAATGTTCgagacaatatgaaaaataaaatacgAGATGCGATATATCCTCTTAAGCAACTTTCCCAACCATGGCCATCAAATATAACACCTTGAGCTGTCCATTTTGCACTCATCTGAAACACACCTCACACTGGGAGGGGTAACAATATTGTTATCAAATACATGGATGCGTCAAAATCCTGACCTTGCTCAAGTCTGAAAAATGGCTCAGGCTCACTACCTTGAAGCCATAACATTTGCATTGGTTGGTTTACTATTAGGTCGAGGGTCTTTTACTGATTTTGAAGATTCATCAATTGCAATATTCCCCAGTCCTACCGCCATTGCTTCCCTTTCATCTTTCTCCTTTCTTTGCTTCTCTGAAGCACCATCCATCGACGATTGGGTTTGATTTGATTGAGGCAAACTTGGTTCACGTATTCGAGGCCCTGCATCAATCCATGGGTGTTGAAGCAATTGGGCAGCTGTGGGACGTTTCTCAGGAACAAAATCTAGTATGGGAATAAGAAAATCAGCCATGTCATTGGCATCTTGCTCGCTGAATTCATACTTCTCCATGAGCACTTTGTTGAGGGACCAAAACTTCAAGCGGCGGATGTGCCTCAAATCACCATGCCTGTTGAAAATTTCACGAGAGTATCGACCACCCAAGGCAATCTGAAAAAGGAAGTTATTTCTGTGAAGATAGTTAATCAATCAGATGTTTCAAGACATGGCCTTTCAAAAGGGTACAAATGGCTTACCTTGCGGGGCATCATCCCAAGAAGCTCCATCATCAACGCCAAGTGGTCCTGCAACATCAAGATGATAATAACTATGTTAATGCAATAGTTAGAAACTTGTTTCTATTAAGGTCAATTTCCATTAGCAAACTATTCTTCTCAATATCCTATACTGGCATGGGCCTCATCCGCTAGGCTGCCCTTTTTATTCTACCAATGTAGTTTGAAGCAAGAAAGAGATGGAATGATGATAATTAGTCTGCCAGGCACAAAAAAGATCAGGTACCAATCTACTCAACCGACAAATAGCTCAAGGCTGCAAGCTTACACATACCCACTTAGTGAAAAACCTTTGAGAAGTATGATAACCCCACCCTGGTTTGTAAGCCAGATACTATTTCGTTTCCTGATTTTCCGCTATTTCCAACCCTCTCCAAAGTAGCTCCTTCATCATGAGAACAAGGGACAGCCAAGAAACACTGGTGACTCCAAAGAAACCACTTCATTTACTGATATTTAATGTTTTTCTGACCTCCACATAGTCATATCAGTTTTCATCCAATCCACATTCTAAATCCATACCCCATCATAGCAGTCAATTTTTAGGACCAAATTATATATGCTAAGTTTGGATGCATTCAAGTGGAAAAGAGTAACATATTATAAGATGATCCACAATGCCAAATTGTCCAAGCAGCTGTAACTTTACCCTTATTTGTCGGTTAAATTTCCTACCtatcatcattcaaaacaatGAACCAGATAACAACCACAATTGATCTTCAATGTTCTTAGAGGGACCAATAAGATAGCCATAATATGCAGTCAAGACTCCTATCACAACCAGAAGAATGATCTTCCATGCAAAACATCTAGGTGCAGCAAACACAATAATGCAAGATAATGATGGTCCTAGCCCTAATAAAAAAACGATTATGCAATGATGCAAACATAATTTGATGGTAAAGAATATTGTAGCTTCCATAGAAAATAAAGTCTTCAAATCAATCTTAAAAGAGATAACCGCATAAGCAAAGCAGAAGAAATTAAAAAGGAAGTCATGGTTGTTCAAGATATCATGTTTTCTTAGGGTGATTGTGTTCTCTTAGAGACTGTATATtaacttttttgttttaaaatttaaatgcTATCCGGGCCAATAGTGGTGGTCTGTTTTATATTTTTCCCAAGGAACTAAAACTAATATTCTTCAAATTATCTGGAACAGGTGATCCAACAAATATCCATAATTAACAAGTTCTCATTCCAGTAAAAATTGCTCCGGGTCAGTTAGCAAGAGAAGGATGCCTCATCTTATTCTAGTTCATATTATAAAACAATATGATCAGCTCATGTGAACAATTGATTGTATGCTAATTGGAAAATATGAAACATCTAGATTAATTGAGGAAGCCTCTGAAAGAAACACCAAAGAGGCAATTTGGTCAGTAGGTTACTCCTCTTTTAGTGAGGAAGGGGTTGGATAAGGACGATGAGTACTAAGAAAATCATCGACTTCACAATCTAACGTTTATCATTCTCTCTTGACTAAGTGTATACAACACAACCTAATGCACAAACAAGATTTAGGAAGGATGGATGTTAGCTGTTGGGAACTTTAGGAACGGTTATCACAACCTAAGCTATCTCCAAGTACTTTAAGACGAATAGAATTCACTCATGGATATCACCAAGAACGAACAATAAACAAGACAATGGTTTCACATAATGCTAATTTGGGACCAATCATAAAAGAAATCAATAAAGGGAAAAGAAGATGAAAGTTTGACCTACAAGATGTTTTTTTATGCAAAATAACATCAAAAGAAAATTGTCAAGAACATTTGTTTGCAACTTCACATTCAAAGGGATTCAtcagaaaatggaaaaaaaaaggatattaatCTAATATTTGGAGCTCTTATTTGGTCTGGACAGAATGACCTGGATCATGCACATGTAACAAATAACTAGTCAATATTCTTCTTTGGTAATGGCTCAGATTATGATCAGACACTCACAATTTTTGCACAAGTACCAATAACAGTAGCAAATTTGTCATTCAAGGCATATATGCAAAGGCATCTAGTTTAGTACAACAGATAGCCTATAAGAATCACAAGCCTTCAAAGTAACAGTTCCATGGTGCTTACCTCATCACGATCAAAATTATCACCACTATGCGGATCAAATAGCACATCTCCTGTGGCAAGCTCAAAGCAAATACAGGCAAATGACCACATATCGGCAGACGTAGAATATTTAGACCCAATAATCACCTCCGGACACCGGTACTGCCTTGTCTGGATATCACTTGTGAACTGCTTATATGTCCAACATGCATTTCCAAAGTCTACAATCTTGCACCTAAGGTCCGCCTCCATTGCTAGTCGCTTCCTTGTCGCCTTGCTCCCTCTTTTATGGCCCTGTGCTGCTCCATTTTGTgtttcaccaccaccaccacgccCATCATTGACCCCTCTAGAATCCCCCTTATCCTCTAAGTCATCAGGATCCCCGGTGGTGGCTTCTGCAGTTCCAGATGCAGCAGCTGCTGCACGTTTTGCCTTCCTCCGGATCTTTTTCTTCTGGTTTCGTGTGAGATCCCCATTGGACCGAGCTGGAGACATGGGTGCCAACTCTTGGGACTTGATGGTGGGGAGGATGAGAGGCAAACCAGAGAGACATGGATTTTTGGCCGGGTCAATGCTAGACATGAGGAGGATATTTTCTGGCTTGAGATCAGTGTGGATGATAGAAAGATCTCGGTGGAGATAGTCAAGTCCAATGAGGACACAACGGCAGATCTCCTTGACCTTGGAGAGCGGTATCCCTCGATAGTCAGTGTACTTGATAAGGGTGAGCAGGTTATCTCCAAGGAACTCAAAGACCATACAAACATGGTGCCCATTGGGTCCTGAATGCTTGAAATGATCAAGTAATTTTACCACACACCGGGTGTCATCAGGGTCCCCTTCTGCAATCTGCTTCAAGATCTTTATCTCATCCATTGCAGCCTCTGTATAGTGCTGCGCACTCTTCTGCACCTTCAACGCCACATACCGCTGCGATGCAGACAGAAAGATTATGTTTTGCAATCGCTTCCTCCATATttaagagataaaaaaaaatcttcctttgTTTCTAAGGTGACAAATAAAAAGAAGTCATCAATTTCCGCCATATTTCAACCAGAAATCAAGTTTTTATGCAGCCTATAGCGTCCTCGAGCGGTAGTACTGATGATTTCGGGTTGTTTAGGGATTTAAGAAAACTAGAGTAAGCATTTTCAGTTATTGTGGGAGAAGGATGCGTGGAGGATGCGTGGGGTTCGAAACGAAGGGAAGAATAAAGAACGCATGAGGCTTCAGGGGATCTTACGGAGTGGACGGTATCCCATGCGAGCCATACGGTGGAGAAGTGACCCCAGCCAAGCTTGGCCTGGACGACGTAGGCGCCCTGCTTGAAGGAATCCCCGACGCGGACCGCGTGGTACCCGCCGCGCCGGTAATCCTCGGTGCCCTCATCCTCCGACGTGTAGTTGCTGCTCTCGCTCCGCCCGTCGTCCTCTGCCATTCGATCGCCACCCGATCCCCGACCCTCCGCCGCAATCCAACCCGAACCCCTCTCGGACTCTTCGCCCTCTCCTCTCCCTCGCCGAGCTAGGGTTTGGCGCACCCGCGGTCGCTCGTCGCTCCCTCGCTCCCTCGCACGGCGTGAGtcgaaaaattaaaatcaattaaaGGTAATAATGTACACGGCGGAGGAATATTAAGCTGCGCCGCAGGCATCACGTAACCACCCATCCTCGTGGGCTATCATCTGGCGGATAAAGTGACATGCTCCATGGCCTACTCAGCGGTGCAGGTTAAGTTAAACTACAAAACGGGTACATATAACACCGGAACAAAGAGTACACTTCACCACCAGCTGCAGAGGGACAGGGGGAGAGGAGAACAGTAGCTTCCTTTGGATAAAAGAGTGGTGATGATGCCAATGAAGTCTCAAATGGTTGGTCGGGTAGAGGAGGGATTGTGTTTGGTGATTAGCTACCAGAAGTTAGCACAGGTGAAACATTCCACACACAGCAGAATAGGAGCATGAAGCAGACATTACAAtgcattccttctcttttgtatgGATAAGATTTCAGGgttctctttttctcttctgCTTGTTTGAGGATTCGAGCGTAAGAGCGCCAGCCAGTACATGTTTGGTCGCCAGGTTCATTGGGTATCAGCATATTGCACAGGTGAGGCAATCCACACATGCACAACAAGAGAATGAGGCAATCTTGCATGCACTTGGAAGGATCAGTGATACTGTGTATGGATAAGATAGATGaattctcttctcttcctctgctcTGCTCTGTCGTAGGTGTGGTGTTGTGAGTTGTAGGAGAATTTGGCTGGACTTCATTGGACGGACCCATTttgcttgttttctttttcttcaggCAACTTGTTGGAGAAGCATCTCTGTGGTTCCATTCTGGCTCAAAGTATCTTGTAAATGTACTTGTGGAGCTTCTTTCTTGTGGTTTTCCAAGTTCTGTGCATGAATCATTTCTTTGACCAACAAATGGATGAACTTCCTGTGTACTTTGTGATTGCTCTTGCAATATGGATGACCATCCTGAAACATAACTAAGTCAGCAAATATTATGTAGATATGAATGAgttaaacaataataataacattattatcattatttttcttaGCCACCCAAATAAGTTTAACAAACGAGTATATTACTAGTCAATTAAAACAAATCAGCTATCTCAAATTGTATAATTTTGTTagttgtacatacatacatatatatatatatatatatatatatatatgaattgatttattaaatattttttatccgACTTATATATTTCAACTTAGTCTATCCCAAAATTAATCCAACATGGCTCATTTTGCTGAATCATGtggtatttaaaattatataagacTAAGTAAGAAGTCTAATTAAAAATGATAGTTGAACATAAGAGATTTCCACATATGAAGCTTTAACCGAGGTCGTAAGACAATTTATATTCCGATTAATACATTTCAGGCACTTAAATGCTTATATGGATGTATATTTCGTTTGTGAGGAGATAGTTTATTCAATTATAACATATTGGATGCTCAAATAGTTATATTCTAAGAATATAAATTGTGCATAAAGATATGATTTGTTTAGTCAAGATGTACCGAACATTTCAACGTATATGAATGTCGAAAAGAAAGGTGTATTGCATAGGAAGATACGATGCATTTAGGAACACGTTTTAAATTTCTATTCAGAGTTTGATGCacattttaaatgtaaattaattcttgataattttttttcaaatttcaaaatccCCAAATGCTGATACTACTTTAGGGTAGCATTAGCATTTTAGTATTTACAGAATGCtaacataaatttttaaaatttgaaagtaTCATGTGAGAAATCaataatgatttatatttttttataaaataaaattttatgtatttatttttagaaattaaTCATATGtgcttatatttttatttactatatatttgggccatataatttttttataaaattatatttatttatttattaaaataaaatacgtactcagttttacataaatgtttAAAATATTAGACTGATAaatttgtcacaaaatatttagtGAACTTTTGAAATACAATTTTACCAAACATTATTTACATTAAcacatatttaaaataaaaaaaaattatctattatttatcaaacacttaaAGCATTCCATATTTACTCAAACCTTTTTCTCCAATTACacaataaaactataaatatattttcaaatacaACTATATAAACCAATTGACATATTGTACACTTTGATGCCTATGTACACAAAGAGATGCTTTGTTGGCCTAAATTCACTTAACCAAGGTGGATAGACTGATTTAAAGTAGTCAACCTAAAGAGCATTGAGCCCGTGAGTTGACTCGTCTGAGGGTGAAATTTGATTGTGTCCAAGAAAAATTGGATTAtccattattttttataaaacttGGAGCATAATAATATCTATTTGATACTAAGCCAGTGCTTTCTTATAACGAGCAAAAGATTATATTTGGAGATACTcctaattatattattaattttacaaTTACCGTTACTTATAAAAAATTTAGTGCATAAATGAAAGAATATTAGAGTGATTAGTAAAATACAGATAATTATCATCCTCGATcaaaatcaaatatatatatatatatatttcacggTATAATAAGTTACAATAAGTCATTTGATACGGAACATCACAATGACTAATCACCATCCAACATCTGTCACAATATAAAGATTGGTATGGAAGAAAGGGTTCTCATCATCTTTCATATGTCTATCCTCATCGATAATAGTTCAATAGAGATTATTCAGGCAATCGTTCAAGCATATTTCTTCCTATCGCTTATACGAGCAAAGCACTAAAAGAAAAAGTTGAAGCTATTGTAGGCTTATCTCGTCTCTTAATTAGGTAATTAGGTACAAAAGCTAACTCATAATGTTATACTAGGGGATCTCTTTTCCAACAAAAAAAAGATATCCCATAAGAACCTCAAACTAACTTGAATGTTGAAGGGACCAAATCAAAAAGCATCTTCGTACATCGATCATAGTATAGACAACGTTTCGAAAGCTCAGGCCCCATCTTATAGCCCTCAAGAACTATGTCAGAGTCAAATTGAAGATTCCTTAATTTTTAGGCTCGAATCACATCAGGTCGACTCGAATATTTACGATGAATTCCCCTAACACCACACTGAGAattgatttgattttatttttttgtgtcaTTGGGAAACTTGACGATCTAACTCAACTTCAATTAGATTATCAATTCCTTAATGTTGATAAAAATGCACAAATTGGAAGTCAAATGATTCAAAGGAGCCACGTGTTTTCTTCGCAACAACGACTCGATGAACCGGTTCGGGTTTGGCCTTCGGTTCAATTCGATTTGATGTGATTCGGTTTGGTCCATGGGAGACGGTTCCAGATGCGTCTTCGAACATCTCAAGCGATAGTAATATTTAATTTTGTGGCGCGCAAACGATCGAACAGCAATCGAGAGGGCGAGAGCGACCGACTTGGTCCCATTCTAGGGTTTTGCTCGGGGTTTTGCAGCTCCTCTCTCGTCGCATTCTTCTGGGATTCGAATCCGGGCCCGTTCTGACCTCGACGACGTCTCCGGGTTCACTTTCCCCTCTCGGCCGGTGCTTCTAGGGGGAGGGCAAGATGGCGTACGGGTCGCCGGTGTACGAGATACATGCGATGCTTGAGGATGGGTATCAAGTGTCTTATCGGGCTAGACGAGGCTGTTCTCAAGAACATCGAAGCATGCAGGCAGCTCTCCGTCATCACCCGCAAATCTCTCGGCCCTAATGGTGATCTTTCCGCACTTAAATTCTCGTATGAAATCCTTATGTTCTTCCTCTTCACACTGGTCTGATGTCGCACTTAGCAATTCATTGATTCTGCTAAGTTGCTTGCGATGCCATTCGTGACAATTCACCCTGGAAGAATAGTGGaggggagaaagaggaggaggtgcCAGCGGATGCCAAGGGGAGGAGGCGACGAGAGAGACTGACAGAAAAAAAGacaaaagagggaagaagaaaaaCAAGACTGCTGTAGTAAttgtagaaaataaaagaaatagttAAGATCGATACCATCAATTCACCGTATGGTGTAGTCCATATGAAGACTGAACCAAGTGAAATAATCTGATCCGTGGCCTAACTGACTGTAAGAATGGCAAATGCCAAACAGTACCGACTGATACGGGCGGTATTTAAAGTTTAAACTATGGTTGAACAATTTTGGCTTTAGCCTCGGTCCAACATTATAGGTTGTCAAAATCAAATTTGAACTATTTGACATCAAAGTTT comes from the Musa acuminata AAA Group cultivar baxijiao chromosome BXJ2-8, Cavendish_Baxijiao_AAA, whole genome shotgun sequence genome and includes:
- the LOC135619946 gene encoding uncharacterized protein LOC135619946 encodes the protein MAEDDGRSESSNYTSEDEGTEDYRRGGYHAVRVGDSFKQGAYVVQAKLGWGHFSTVWLAWDTVHSRYVALKVQKSAQHYTEAAMDEIKILKQIAEGDPDDTRCVVKLLDHFKHSGPNGHHVCMVFEFLGDNLLTLIKYTDYRGIPLSKVKEICRCVLIGLDYLHRDLSIIHTDLKPENILLMSSIDPAKNPCLSGLPLILPTIKSQELAPMSPARSNGDLTRNQKKKIRRKAKRAAAAASGTAEATTGDPDDLEDKGDSRGVNDGRGGGGETQNGAAQGHKRGSKATRKRLAMEADLRCKIVDFGNACWTYKQFTSDIQTRQYRCPEVIIGSKYSTSADMWSFACICFELATGDVLFDPHSGDNFDRDEDHLALMMELLGMMPRKIALGGRYSREIFNRHGDLRHIRRLKFWSLNKVLMEKYEFSEQDANDMADFLIPILDFVPEKRPTAAQLLQHPWIDAGPRIREPSLPQSNQTQSSMDGASEKQRKEKDEREAMAVGLGNIAIDESSKSVKDPRPNSKPTNANVMASR
- the LOC135619945 gene encoding beta-glucuronosyltransferase GlcAT14B-like — protein: MISDMGIKAFMISFITTSFLLSLLLLPAFLGKSISPFHLSDHLRRPPQPKPYPVTFAYLISASTGDVDRLKRLLTAIYHPGNCYLLHLDLEASPSEHARLSDFVSKHKTFARFRNVWLVGKSNLVTYRGPTMLSTTLHAMAVLLRIRQWDWFINLSASDYPLITQDDLIVAFSTLPRDLNFVQYTSHLGWKIKKRAKPIIIDPALYSRNKSEMIWSANQRGLPTAFKLYTGSAWTILSRSFAEYCILGWDNLPRTLLLYYTNFISSPEGYFQTVICNSKDHQNTTVNHDLHYITWDNPPKQHPLTLGLKDYRRMILSSVPFARKFKKNDPVLDKIDRELLRRRNGQFAHGGWCWNGKRGGSSGGNARGNLGVLRPGAGSRRLRALLTKMLSPRNFRRRQCR